In Streptomyces longhuiensis, the following proteins share a genomic window:
- a CDS encoding cytochrome c oxidase assembly protein has translation MDHSGHGMNMDLPPFTLGRGLAWSADPFFLIGCLVALGLYGWGVVRLARRGDSWQVGRTLSFVVGVLTVMLVMCTKLNDYGMVMFSVHMVQHMVISMLSPILLLMGAPITLALRAMPVARRGAKGPRELLLMFLHSRYMRIITHPAFTIPLFIASLYALYFTPIFDTLMGSKVGHIGMMVHFLAVGLIFFWPIMGVDPGPHRPGYVMRMLELFAGMPFHAFFGIALMMASGPMIGTYEHPPASLGIDALADQTAAGGIAWAFSEVPSVLVLLALLFQWKKSEDRQARRKDRAADRDGDQELAAYNAYLASLNTRGQ, from the coding sequence ATGGATCACAGCGGGCACGGCATGAACATGGATCTGCCGCCGTTCACGCTGGGGCGAGGCCTCGCATGGTCGGCGGACCCCTTCTTCCTGATCGGGTGCCTGGTGGCGCTCGGCCTGTACGGCTGGGGCGTCGTGCGGCTCGCGCGGCGCGGTGACAGCTGGCAGGTGGGCCGCACGCTGTCGTTCGTCGTCGGCGTGCTGACCGTGATGCTGGTGATGTGCACCAAGCTGAACGACTACGGCATGGTCATGTTCTCCGTGCACATGGTGCAGCACATGGTGATCAGCATGCTGTCGCCGATCCTGCTCCTGATGGGCGCCCCGATCACGCTCGCGCTGCGGGCGATGCCGGTGGCGCGGCGCGGTGCCAAGGGGCCGCGCGAGCTGCTCCTGATGTTCCTGCACAGCCGGTACATGCGGATCATCACGCATCCCGCGTTCACGATCCCGCTGTTCATCGCGAGCCTGTACGCGCTCTACTTCACGCCGATCTTCGACACCCTGATGGGTTCGAAGGTCGGGCACATCGGCATGATGGTGCACTTCCTCGCCGTCGGCCTGATCTTCTTCTGGCCGATCATGGGCGTGGACCCGGGACCGCACCGCCCCGGCTACGTGATGCGGATGCTGGAGCTCTTCGCGGGCATGCCCTTCCACGCGTTCTTCGGTATCGCGCTGATGATGGCGTCCGGGCCGATGATCGGCACGTACGAGCACCCGCCGGCCTCGCTCGGGATCGACGCGCTGGCGGACCAGACGGCGGCGGGCGGCATCGCGTGGGCGTTCAGTGAGGTGCCCTCGGTGCTCGTCCTGCTCGCTCTGCTGTTCCAGTGGAAGAAGTCCGAGGACCGGCAGGCGCGCCGCAAGGACCGGGCCGCCGACCGCGACGGCGACCAGGAGCTGGCCGCGTACAACGCGTACCTCGCCTCACTGAACACACGCGGGCAGTAG
- a CDS encoding lysophospholipid acyltransferase family protein: MFYRLLKYVILGPLLRLVFRPRIEGLEHVPESGAAIVAGNHLSFSDHFLMPAILKRRITFLAKAEYFTGPGIKGRLTAAFFRSAGQIPVDRSGKEAGQAAIREGVGVLSKGELLGIYPEGTRSHDGRLYKGKVGVAAMALKGQVPVIPCAMIGTFEAQPPGQVIPNLHRVTIRFGEPLDFSRYAGMDGEKAILRAVTDEIMYAILGLSGQEYVDKYAADVKAEAEAAKEKARKFPRMPLS; encoded by the coding sequence ATGTTCTACCGACTGCTCAAGTACGTGATTCTGGGCCCATTGCTGCGGCTGGTCTTCCGGCCCCGCATCGAGGGGCTCGAGCACGTGCCGGAGTCGGGCGCGGCGATCGTCGCGGGCAATCACCTGTCGTTCTCGGACCACTTCCTGATGCCGGCCATCCTGAAGCGGCGCATCACGTTCCTGGCGAAGGCGGAGTACTTCACGGGGCCCGGCATCAAGGGCCGGCTGACGGCCGCGTTCTTCCGCAGCGCCGGTCAGATCCCCGTGGACCGCTCCGGCAAGGAGGCGGGCCAGGCCGCGATCCGCGAGGGCGTCGGTGTGCTGAGCAAGGGCGAGCTGCTCGGGATCTACCCGGAGGGCACGCGCTCGCACGACGGGCGGCTCTACAAGGGCAAGGTCGGTGTGGCCGCGATGGCCCTCAAGGGGCAGGTCCCGGTGATCCCCTGCGCGATGATCGGCACCTTCGAGGCGCAGCCGCCCGGCCAGGTCATCCCGAACCTCCACCGTGTGACGATCCGCTTCGGCGAGCCCCTGGACTTCTCGCGCTACGCGGGCATGGACGGCGAGAAGGCGATCCTCCGCGCGGTCACGGACGAGATCATGTACGCGATCCTCGGCCTGTCCGGCCAGGAGTACGTCGACAAGTACGCGGCCGACGTCAAGGCCGAGGCCGAAGCGGCCAAGGAGAAGGCACGGAAGTTCCCGCGGATGCCGCTGAGCTGA
- a CDS encoding type 1 glutamine amidotransferase, with the protein MSDNGLRLVWVYPDLLSTYGDQGNALVVERRARQRRLDVHRLDVRSDQPVPTSGDIYLIGGGEDRPQRLAAERLRRDGGLQRAVANGAIVFSVCAGYQILGHEFINDLGEREQGLGLLDVVSTRGEGERCVGDVLGDIDPQLGLPPLTGFENHQGITHLGPSARPFARVQIGKGNGTGDGTEGAFNDTVFGTYMHGPVLARNPLIADLLLKLALDVNALPPVDDRWYEALRNERITAAQQPA; encoded by the coding sequence ATGAGCGACAACGGCCTTCGTCTTGTCTGGGTCTACCCCGACCTCCTGAGCACGTACGGCGACCAGGGCAACGCCCTCGTCGTGGAGCGACGCGCCCGCCAGCGCCGCCTCGACGTGCACCGCCTCGACGTGCGCAGCGACCAGCCGGTGCCCACCTCGGGCGACATCTACCTGATCGGCGGCGGTGAGGACCGGCCGCAGCGTCTCGCCGCGGAGCGGCTGCGCCGCGACGGCGGTCTCCAGCGGGCCGTGGCCAACGGCGCGATCGTCTTCTCGGTCTGCGCCGGTTACCAGATCCTCGGCCACGAGTTCATCAACGACCTGGGCGAGCGCGAGCAGGGCCTCGGCCTGCTCGACGTGGTGTCCACGCGTGGTGAGGGCGAGCGGTGCGTCGGCGACGTACTGGGCGACATCGACCCGCAGTTGGGGCTCCCCCCGCTGACGGGCTTCGAGAACCACCAGGGCATCACGCACCTCGGTCCGTCGGCGCGGCCCTTCGCCCGCGTGCAGATCGGCAAGGGCAACGGCACGGGTGACGGCACGGAGGGCGCGTTCAACGACACCGTGTTCGGCACGTACATGCACGGCCCCGTCCTCGCCCGCAACCCGCTGATCGCGGACCTGCTCCTGAAGCTGGCCCTCGATGTCAACGCGCTGCCGCCGGTCGACGACCGCTGGTACGAGGCGCTGCGCAACGAGCGGATCACGGCGGCTCAGCAGCCCGCCTGA
- a CDS encoding SSI family serine proteinase inhibitor, with protein MRPHVLAAAVLTALAAALTALAAAGPARAAATDPPAPQGVFLTVSGDQGSWIRGELLRCEPEAWGHHPHASEACGALDRAHGNLDALAADPEMCTQVYAPVTVSASGTYRGKQITWQKTYANACTMQASTGYVFRF; from the coding sequence ATGCGTCCGCACGTTCTCGCCGCCGCAGTCCTCACCGCCCTCGCCGCGGCCCTCACCGCCCTCGCCGCGGCCGGCCCCGCCCGCGCCGCAGCCACCGACCCGCCCGCGCCCCAAGGGGTCTTCCTCACCGTCTCCGGGGACCAGGGCTCGTGGATCCGCGGTGAGCTCCTGCGCTGCGAGCCGGAGGCGTGGGGACACCACCCGCACGCGTCCGAGGCGTGCGGCGCACTCGACAGGGCGCACGGGAACCTGGACGCGCTCGCCGCGGATCCGGAGATGTGCACCCAGGTCTACGCCCCGGTCACTGTCAGTGCGAGCGGCACGTACCGCGGCAAGCAGATCACCTGGCAGAAGACGTACGCCAACGCGTGCACGATGCAAGCGTCGACCGGATACGTCTTCCGCTTCTGA
- a CDS encoding urease subunit alpha: MAELSRAAYADLFGPTTGDRIRLADTDLLIEIEEDRSGGPGLSGDESVFGGGKVIRESMGQSRATRADGAPDTVITGAVIIDHWGIVKADIGIRDGRITAIGKSGNPDTMDGVHPDLVIGPETEILAGNGKIVTAGAIDTHIHFISPTIVDEALASGVTTLIGGGTGPAEGSKATTITPGSWHLARMFEAMESSPVNIGFLGKGNTTSAESMYAQLRAGAVSFKIHEDWGATPAVIDACLNVCEDTGAQLAVHTDTLNEAGFVDATFDAVAGRTLHAFHVEGAGGGHAPDMITAVSLPNMLPSSTNPTRPHTVNTVEEHLDMLMVCHHLNPAVPEDLAFAESRIRPTTIAAEDVLHDIGAISIMSSDSQAMGRVGEVVLRTWQTAHVMKRRRGQLPGDTRADNRRARRYVAKYTINAAVAQGVDHEIGSVETGKLADLVLWDPQFFGVKPQLVIKGGQIAYAQMGDANASIPTPQPVLPRPMFGAHGRAPASNSFFYVTQTALDDGLPERLGLDRKFVPIRSTRGRTKADMRENDALPRVEVAPDSFAVTIDGELVEPAPAAELPLAQRYFLF, from the coding sequence ATGGCTGAACTCTCCCGCGCCGCCTACGCCGACCTGTTCGGCCCCACCACGGGCGACCGCATCCGCCTCGCGGACACCGACCTGCTGATCGAGATCGAGGAGGACCGCTCCGGCGGCCCCGGACTCTCCGGTGACGAGTCGGTGTTCGGCGGCGGCAAGGTGATCCGCGAGTCCATGGGGCAGTCACGCGCTACGCGCGCAGACGGCGCCCCCGACACCGTCATCACCGGCGCCGTGATCATCGACCACTGGGGCATCGTCAAGGCCGACATCGGTATCCGGGACGGCCGGATCACCGCGATCGGCAAGTCCGGCAACCCGGACACGATGGACGGTGTCCACCCCGACCTCGTCATCGGCCCCGAGACCGAGATCCTCGCGGGCAACGGCAAGATCGTCACCGCCGGGGCCATCGACACCCACATCCACTTCATCTCGCCGACCATCGTCGACGAGGCGCTCGCCTCCGGTGTCACCACGCTCATCGGCGGCGGCACCGGCCCGGCCGAGGGCTCCAAGGCGACCACGATCACCCCTGGTTCGTGGCATCTTGCCCGCATGTTCGAGGCGATGGAGTCGAGCCCCGTCAACATCGGCTTCCTCGGCAAGGGCAACACCACGTCCGCCGAGTCGATGTACGCCCAACTGCGCGCGGGCGCCGTCAGTTTCAAGATTCACGAGGACTGGGGCGCGACCCCCGCCGTCATCGACGCCTGCCTGAACGTCTGTGAGGACACCGGCGCGCAGCTCGCCGTCCACACGGACACCCTGAACGAGGCGGGCTTCGTCGACGCCACCTTCGACGCCGTGGCCGGCCGCACCCTGCACGCCTTCCACGTCGAGGGCGCGGGCGGCGGACACGCACCCGACATGATCACGGCCGTCTCGCTGCCCAACATGCTGCCGAGCTCGACCAACCCGACACGGCCGCACACCGTGAACACCGTCGAGGAACACCTCGACATGCTGATGGTCTGCCACCACCTCAACCCGGCCGTCCCCGAGGACCTGGCCTTCGCCGAGTCCCGGATCCGGCCGACCACCATCGCGGCCGAGGACGTCCTCCACGACATCGGCGCCATCTCGATCATGTCCTCGGACTCCCAGGCGATGGGCCGCGTCGGCGAGGTCGTCCTGCGGACCTGGCAGACCGCGCACGTCATGAAGCGCCGACGCGGCCAACTGCCCGGCGACACCCGCGCCGACAACCGGCGCGCCCGTCGCTATGTCGCCAAATACACGATCAACGCGGCCGTCGCACAGGGCGTCGACCACGAGATCGGCTCCGTCGAGACCGGCAAGCTCGCCGACCTCGTGCTCTGGGACCCCCAGTTCTTCGGCGTCAAGCCGCAGCTCGTCATCAAGGGCGGCCAGATCGCATACGCTCAAATGGGTGACGCCAACGCGTCCATCCCCACGCCGCAGCCCGTCCTGCCCCGCCCCATGTTCGGTGCCCACGGCAGGGCTCCCGCCTCGAACTCGTTCTTCTACGTGACGCAGACCGCCCTCGACGACGGTCTGCCCGAACGTCTCGGTCTCGACAGGAAGTTCGTGCCGATCCGCTCGACGCGGGGACGCACGAAGGCGGACATGCGGGAGAACGACGCGCTGCCGCGGGTCGAGGTCGCCCCCGACAGCTTCGCCGTCACCATCGACGGCGAGCTCGTCGAGCCCGCGCCCGCCGCCGAACTGCCGCTCGCCCAGCGGTACTTCCTGTTCTGA
- a CDS encoding alpha/beta hydrolase: protein MAAPVASADSRTGQDREARGAAVAADRAAKAGIDWKDCPADWGIAKPIQCGWVTVPLDYAKPYGKQIKLAVDRIGSTGTKDERQGALVYNPGGPGGSGMRFPARVTSKNPLWTKTSKAYDFVGFDPRGVGHSAPISCIDPQEFVKAPKADPVPDSEADKLAQRKLAKEYADGCAERSGDMLPQMTTPNTARDLDVIRAALGEKKLNYLGVSYGTYLGAVYGTLFPGHVRRMIVDSVVDPSRDNIWYEANLGQDVAFQGRWNDWTSWVAKNDASFHLGDTQAKVEAQWLKLRAAAKKNPIGGVVGPAELIGFFQSAPYYDSSWVPVAQVWSKYVAGDTQALVDAVAPDMSDTAGNASSENGNAVYTAVECADAKWPTSWNKWDRDNTRLHKDYPFMTWANAWMNLPCATWPTKQQTPVNVKTGKGLPAVLIVQSTRDAATPYKGAVELHQRFKGSRLITEKDAGSHGVTGLTNPCINDRVDTYLLTGKTDSKDVTCTPHATPKP from the coding sequence ATGGCGGCGCCGGTGGCGAGCGCGGACTCCCGGACCGGCCAGGACCGTGAGGCCCGCGGTGCGGCCGTCGCGGCGGACCGTGCCGCCAAGGCCGGCATCGACTGGAAGGACTGCCCCGCCGACTGGGGCATAGCCAAGCCCATCCAGTGCGGCTGGGTGACGGTGCCGCTCGACTACGCGAAGCCGTACGGCAAGCAGATCAAGCTGGCCGTCGACCGCATCGGCTCCACCGGCACCAAGGACGAGCGCCAGGGTGCCCTCGTCTACAACCCGGGCGGCCCCGGCGGCTCGGGCATGCGCTTCCCGGCGCGCGTGACCTCCAAGAACCCGCTGTGGACGAAGACTTCGAAGGCGTACGACTTCGTGGGCTTCGACCCGCGCGGCGTCGGTCACTCCGCGCCGATCTCCTGCATCGACCCGCAGGAGTTCGTGAAGGCCCCCAAGGCCGACCCGGTCCCCGACTCCGAGGCCGACAAGCTCGCCCAGCGCAAGCTCGCCAAGGAGTACGCGGACGGCTGCGCCGAGCGGAGCGGCGACATGCTGCCGCAGATGACCACGCCGAACACCGCGCGCGACCTCGACGTCATCCGCGCCGCCCTCGGCGAGAAGAAGCTCAACTACCTGGGCGTCTCCTACGGCACGTACCTGGGCGCCGTCTACGGCACGCTCTTCCCGGGCCACGTCCGCCGCATGATCGTCGACAGCGTCGTCGACCCGTCGCGCGACAACATCTGGTACGAGGCCAACCTCGGCCAGGACGTCGCCTTCCAGGGCCGCTGGAACGACTGGACGTCGTGGGTGGCGAAGAACGACGCCTCCTTCCACCTCGGTGACACGCAGGCCAAGGTCGAGGCCCAGTGGCTGAAGCTGCGCGCCGCCGCCAAGAAGAACCCCATCGGCGGCGTCGTCGGCCCCGCCGAGCTGATCGGCTTCTTCCAGAGCGCCCCGTACTACGACTCGTCGTGGGTGCCGGTCGCGCAGGTGTGGAGCAAGTACGTCGCCGGGGACACCCAGGCGCTCGTCGACGCCGTGGCCCCCGACATGTCGGACACCGCGGGCAACGCCTCGTCGGAGAACGGCAACGCGGTCTACACGGCCGTCGAGTGCGCCGACGCCAAGTGGCCCACCAGCTGGAACAAGTGGGACCGCGACAACACGCGTCTGCACAAGGACTATCCGTTCATGACGTGGGCGAACGCGTGGATGAACCTGCCGTGCGCCACCTGGCCCACCAAGCAGCAGACCCCCGTGAACGTGAAGACCGGCAAGGGCCTGCCCGCCGTTCTGATCGTCCAGTCCACCCGTGACGCGGCCACCCCCTACAAGGGCGCCGTCGAACTGCACCAGCGCTTCAAGGGCTCGCGCCTGATCACCGAGAAGGACGCGGGCTCCCACGGTGTCACCGGCCTGACCAACCCGTGCATCAACGACCGGGTCGACACCTACCTGCTCACCGGCAAGACGGACAGCAAGGACGTGACCTGCACCCCGCACGCCACGCCCAAGCCGTAA
- a CDS encoding urease accessory protein UreD, translating into MTAGVRSTARITASDDGRGGTCLPVLDGEGSLALRRIRSTGPDARVMLVGAMSGPLGGDHMSVEAHVTAGACLRIGSVAATIALPGQAKGEARYDVRLTVDDGAELHWLPEQLISACESDLRVTTRAELAPGARLVLREEQVLGRTAEEPGRLTSRLTVHRAGRPLLDQELACGPGAPGGWDGPAVLGGHRALGQLVLVKPEFEKDRPPPALLGENAALTPLAGPAVLVTALASDALRLRGTLDDALRRLA; encoded by the coding sequence ATGACAGCGGGCGTACGCTCCACGGCCCGCATCACGGCGAGCGACGACGGCCGGGGCGGCACCTGTCTGCCCGTCCTCGACGGAGAGGGCTCCCTGGCCCTGCGCCGCATCCGCTCGACCGGTCCCGACGCGCGCGTCATGCTCGTCGGCGCGATGAGCGGGCCGCTGGGCGGCGATCACATGAGTGTCGAGGCGCATGTGACGGCCGGTGCCTGCCTGCGCATCGGGTCCGTCGCCGCGACGATCGCCCTGCCCGGCCAGGCCAAGGGCGAGGCGCGCTACGACGTCCGTCTCACGGTCGACGACGGGGCCGAACTGCACTGGCTGCCCGAGCAGTTGATCTCCGCGTGCGAGAGCGACCTGCGCGTCACCACACGGGCCGAGCTCGCCCCGGGCGCTCGGCTCGTACTGCGGGAGGAGCAGGTGCTCGGCCGCACCGCAGAGGAGCCCGGCCGGCTCACCAGCCGGCTCACCGTCCACCGGGCGGGCCGGCCGCTGCTCGACCAGGAGCTGGCCTGCGGTCCGGGCGCACCGGGCGGCTGGGACGGCCCCGCCGTGCTCGGGGGACACCGGGCGCTCGGTCAACTCGTGCTCGTCAAGCCTGAGTTCGAGAAGGACAGGCCGCCGCCCGCACTGCTGGGCGAGAACGCCGCGCTGACGCCGCTCGCCGGGCCCGCTGTGCTGGTCACGGCCCTCGCGTCCGACGCGCTGCGGCTGCGCGGAACACTCGACGACGCCCTGCGTCGCCTGGCCTGA
- a CDS encoding urease accessory protein UreF: protein MTRAALLVLADGRFPAGGHAHSGGAEAAVKAGRITGAASLEEFCRGRLHTTGLVSASLAAAAALGLDPVTLDEAADARTPSPALRTAARRLGRQLMRAARAAWPHPELDALAGRFPKGAHQPVVLGLTARAAGLGPVDAAYCSAYESVSGPATATVRLLSLDPFDATAGLARLADDIDRVATAAAEAAARAVTEGVDSLPAASAPLLEVGAEAHAAWAVRLFAS from the coding sequence ATGACACGAGCCGCACTGCTCGTCCTGGCCGACGGCCGCTTCCCCGCCGGTGGGCATGCCCACTCCGGCGGGGCGGAGGCCGCCGTCAAGGCGGGACGCATCACCGGGGCGGCGAGCCTGGAGGAATTCTGCCGGGGCCGTCTGCACACCACAGGACTGGTGTCGGCGTCCCTGGCGGCCGCCGCCGCGCTCGGCCTCGACCCGGTCACCCTGGACGAGGCCGCTGACGCCCGTACGCCGTCGCCCGCCCTGCGCACCGCGGCGCGCAGGCTCGGCAGACAGCTCATGCGCGCCGCGCGCGCGGCCTGGCCGCATCCCGAACTCGACGCGCTCGCCGGGCGGTTCCCCAAGGGGGCGCACCAGCCGGTGGTCCTCGGCCTCACCGCGCGGGCCGCGGGCCTCGGCCCCGTCGACGCCGCGTACTGCTCCGCGTACGAGAGCGTCAGCGGGCCCGCCACCGCGACAGTCAGGCTGCTCAGCCTCGATCCGTTCGACGCGACGGCGGGGCTCGCGCGTCTCGCGGACGACATCGACCGCGTCGCGACGGCGGCCGCCGAGGCGGCGGCACGCGCCGTCACCGAAGGGGTGGATTCACTGCCCGCGGCGTCCGCGCCGCTCCTGGAGGTGGGGGCCGAGGCCCACGCGGCCTGGGCTGTTCGCCTGTTCGCGTCGTAG
- a CDS encoding 6-phosphofructokinase produces the protein MRIGVLTSGGDCPGLNAVIRSVVHRAVVDHGDEVIGFHDGWKGLLECDYRKLDLDAVGGILARGGTILGSSRVQPAHLRDGVERARGHVADLGLDAIIPIGGEGTLKAARLLSDSGLPIVGVPKTIDNDIAVTDVTFGFDTAVGVATEALDRLKTTAESHQRVLIVEVMGRHTGWIALHSGMAAGAHAIVVPERPFDIEELATKVGERFSAGKKFAIVVAAEGAKPAPGSMEFDEGVKDMYGHERFAGIATRLSGELEQRLGKEARPVILGHVQRGGTPTAYDRVLATRFGWHAVEAVHRGEFGMMTALRGTDIVMVSLAEAVETLKTVPQERYAEAECVL, from the coding sequence ATGCGTATTGGTGTCCTCACCTCCGGCGGAGACTGCCCCGGCCTGAACGCGGTGATTCGTTCGGTCGTGCACCGTGCCGTCGTCGACCACGGCGACGAGGTCATCGGCTTCCACGACGGCTGGAAGGGCCTGCTGGAGTGCGACTACCGCAAGCTCGACCTGGACGCGGTGGGCGGCATCCTCGCCCGCGGCGGCACAATCCTCGGCTCGTCGCGGGTCCAGCCCGCGCATCTGCGCGACGGCGTGGAGCGGGCCAGGGGCCATGTCGCGGATCTGGGTCTGGACGCGATCATCCCGATCGGCGGAGAGGGCACGCTGAAGGCGGCCCGCCTCCTGTCCGACAGCGGCCTCCCGATCGTCGGCGTACCGAAGACGATCGACAACGACATCGCTGTCACGGACGTCACCTTCGGCTTCGACACGGCCGTCGGCGTCGCGACCGAGGCGCTCGACCGCCTCAAGACGACCGCCGAGTCCCACCAGCGCGTCCTGATCGTCGAGGTCATGGGCCGTCACACCGGCTGGATCGCGCTGCACTCGGGCATGGCCGCGGGCGCCCACGCCATCGTCGTGCCGGAGCGCCCCTTCGACATCGAGGAGCTGGCCACGAAGGTCGGCGAGCGGTTCTCCGCGGGCAAGAAGTTCGCCATCGTCGTGGCCGCGGAGGGCGCCAAGCCCGCCCCCGGATCCATGGAGTTCGACGAGGGCGTCAAGGACATGTACGGCCACGAGCGCTTCGCGGGCATCGCCACGCGGCTCTCCGGTGAGCTGGAGCAGCGCCTGGGCAAGGAGGCCCGCCCGGTGATCCTCGGTCACGTCCAGCGCGGCGGCACTCCCACCGCGTACGACCGGGTGCTCGCCACGCGCTTCGGCTGGCACGCCGTCGAGGCCGTGCACCGCGGCGAGTTCGGCATGATGACGGCGCTGCGCGGCACGGACATCGTGATGGTGTCGCTCGCCGAGGCCGTGGAGACGCTGAAGACGGTTCCGCAGGAGCGGTACGCCGAGGCGGAGTGCGTTCTGTAG
- the ureG gene encoding urease accessory protein UreG, which produces MHLDHSHDGPAAVSADARRPDGTRRALRIGLGGPVGSGKTATVAALCRALRDELSLAVVTNDIYTREDAEFLLREAVLPPERITAVETGACPHTAIRDDISANLEAVEDLEDEVGPLDLILVESGGDNLTATFSRGLVDAQVFVIDVAGGDDIPRKGGPGVSTADLLVINKTDLAPYVGSDLARMSADAKAQRAELPVVLQSLRSADGVREVADWVRGQLTVWTA; this is translated from the coding sequence ATGCACCTCGACCACTCGCACGACGGCCCCGCCGCGGTCAGCGCCGACGCCCGCCGTCCCGACGGCACGCGCCGCGCCCTCCGCATAGGCCTCGGCGGCCCCGTCGGCTCCGGGAAGACGGCGACCGTCGCCGCGCTCTGCCGCGCGCTGCGCGACGAGCTGTCCCTCGCCGTCGTGACGAACGACATCTACACGCGTGAGGACGCCGAGTTCCTGCTCCGCGAGGCCGTGCTGCCGCCCGAGCGCATCACCGCCGTGGAGACCGGCGCCTGCCCACACACCGCCATCCGCGACGACATCTCCGCCAACCTGGAGGCCGTGGAGGACCTGGAGGACGAGGTCGGGCCGCTCGACCTGATCCTCGTCGAGTCCGGCGGCGACAACCTCACCGCCACGTTCTCGCGCGGCCTCGTCGACGCGCAGGTCTTCGTCATCGACGTCGCCGGCGGCGACGACATCCCGCGCAAGGGCGGCCCCGGCGTCTCCACCGCCGACCTGCTCGTCATCAACAAGACGGACCTCGCCCCGTACGTCGGCTCCGACCTCGCCCGGATGTCCGCCGACGCCAAGGCGCAGCGCGCCGAACTCCCCGTCGTCCTCCAGTCCCTGCGCTCCGCCGACGGTGTGCGCGAGGTCGCCGACTGGGTGCGCGGACAGCTCACCGTGTGGACGGCATGA
- a CDS encoding Mur ligase family protein — protein MSGNSEPLTPRAKLAVTAGKAAAAVSRAAGRGSGSVIGGKVALRLDPELLGRLAQHLDVVLVSATNGKTTTTRLIAEALRAAGPVVSNALGANMPAGITSALAGGSDAKFGVIEVDEKYLAGVARDTAPKAIALLNLSRDQLDRAAETRMLAEKWREGLAGSKAIVIANADDPLVVWASSSSPNVVWVAAGQEWKDDAWSCPSCGGVMQRPGDDWYCGECGFRRPTPSWALQGDYVLDPHGSAWPIHLQLPGRANKANATSSAAVAACFGVPPQVALERMYQVQAVAGRYDVVQFLGRDLRLLLAKNPAGWLETFSLIDPPPTPVILSVNARGADGTDTSWLWDVDYTRLAGHPIFVIGDRRLDLAVRLEVAGLDFRVCESVDEAVQSAPPGRIELIANYTAFQDVRRRVGN, from the coding sequence ATGTCAGGCAACTCGGAGCCGCTGACTCCGCGGGCCAAGCTGGCCGTCACGGCGGGCAAGGCGGCCGCGGCGGTGTCCCGCGCGGCGGGCCGCGGCAGCGGATCGGTGATCGGCGGCAAGGTCGCGCTCAGGCTCGACCCCGAGCTGCTCGGGCGGCTTGCGCAGCATCTGGACGTGGTGCTCGTCTCGGCGACGAACGGCAAGACCACCACCACGCGGCTGATCGCGGAGGCCCTGCGCGCCGCCGGCCCCGTCGTGTCGAACGCGCTCGGCGCGAACATGCCCGCGGGCATCACGTCGGCGCTCGCCGGCGGCTCGGACGCGAAGTTCGGCGTGATCGAGGTCGACGAGAAGTACCTCGCGGGCGTCGCCCGCGACACCGCGCCCAAGGCGATCGCGCTGCTCAACCTCTCGCGCGACCAGCTCGACCGCGCCGCCGAGACCCGCATGCTCGCCGAGAAGTGGCGCGAGGGCCTGGCCGGTTCGAAGGCGATCGTCATCGCGAACGCGGACGACCCGCTGGTCGTCTGGGCCTCGTCCTCCTCGCCGAACGTGGTGTGGGTCGCCGCCGGTCAGGAGTGGAAGGACGACGCGTGGTCCTGCCCGTCGTGCGGCGGCGTGATGCAGCGCCCCGGCGACGACTGGTACTGCGGCGAGTGCGGCTTCCGCCGTCCGACGCCCAGCTGGGCGCTCCAGGGCGACTACGTCCTCGACCCGCACGGCTCGGCCTGGCCGATCCACCTCCAGCTCCCCGGCCGCGCCAACAAGGCGAACGCGACCTCGTCGGCCGCTGTCGCCGCCTGCTTCGGCGTGCCGCCCCAGGTGGCCCTCGAGCGCATGTACCAGGTGCAGGCGGTCGCGGGACGCTACGACGTCGTGCAGTTCCTGGGCCGTGACCTGCGTCTCCTGCTCGCGAAGAACCCGGCGGGCTGGCTCGAAACGTTTTCCCTGATCGACCCGCCGCCCACTCCGGTGATCCTTTCGGTCAACGCGCGCGGCGCCGACGGCACCGACACCTCCTGGCTGTGGGACGTCGACTACACGCGTCTGGCCGGTCACCCGATCTTCGTGATCGGCGACCGCAGGCTCGACCTCGCCGTGCGGCTCGAGGTCGCCGGCCTGGACTTCCGGGTCTGCGAGAGCGTCGACGAGGCGGTGCAGTCCGCCCCGCCCGGGCGGATCGAGCTGATCGCCAACTACACCGCGTTCCAGGACGTCCGCCGCCGCGTCGGCAACTGA